Proteins from a single region of Desulfovibrio sp. Huiquan2017:
- a CDS encoding UbiD family decarboxylase, translating into MGYRNTRECLEALEAAGELVRIDKCVDADLEIGAIQRRVFRAKGPALLFGNVRGCRFPMAANLYGTRERMRFLFRDTVDTVERLMKLKLDPMELLRHPWQYLGAPRTAWHTLPKTVADGPVMANETAVSSLPGLKSWPMDGGAYVTLPQVYTEDPSRPGYAGSNLGMYRVQLSGNDYVPDREVGLHYQIHRGIGHHHAEALRRGEPLKVNIAVGGAPAMTVAAMMPLPEGLAELFFAGALGGHRIPMVRRPGGLPIPAEADFCICGTVVKGGEKPEGPFGDHLGYYSLVHDFPVLRVDKVYHRDDAVWPFTTVGRPPQEDTLFGQFVHELTAELVPSVFAGVHEVHAVDAAGVHPLLLAVGSERYVPYAAERQPQELLTNAMALLGNTQTALSKYVLIAAREDLPAGTGCHDVPAFFRHLLERVDLTRDLHFITRTTIDTLDYSGISLNQGSKLILAVAGGRKRELGTELPSGLDLPRGFRDPRVFAPGILIVKGPRHRRKRDQQDPALERLGETLGRVPGIEGFPLIVVADDARFTADGWDNFLWVTFTRSDPATDIYGAGAFTHAKHWGADKALVLDARLKTYHAPPLEEDPEVEKRVDELGAKGGPLHGII; encoded by the coding sequence ATGGGATACAGGAATACGCGTGAATGCCTTGAGGCCCTTGAGGCCGCGGGGGAACTCGTTCGCATCGACAAATGCGTGGATGCGGATTTGGAGATCGGCGCCATCCAGCGCCGGGTGTTCCGGGCCAAGGGCCCGGCTTTGCTTTTCGGCAACGTCCGGGGATGCCGTTTCCCTATGGCCGCAAATCTTTACGGCACCCGCGAGCGCATGCGCTTTCTTTTTCGCGACACCGTGGACACGGTGGAGCGGTTGATGAAGCTCAAACTGGATCCCATGGAGTTGCTGCGTCATCCGTGGCAATACCTGGGCGCGCCCCGGACCGCTTGGCACACCTTGCCCAAGACGGTCGCCGACGGGCCGGTCATGGCCAATGAGACGGCCGTTTCCAGCCTGCCGGGGCTCAAGTCCTGGCCCATGGACGGCGGCGCCTACGTGACGTTGCCCCAAGTCTATACCGAGGATCCGTCCCGGCCCGGGTATGCCGGGTCCAACCTGGGCATGTACCGCGTCCAATTGTCTGGCAACGACTATGTGCCGGACCGGGAGGTGGGGCTGCATTACCAGATCCATCGGGGCATCGGCCACCACCACGCCGAAGCCCTCCGCCGGGGGGAGCCGCTCAAGGTCAACATCGCGGTGGGCGGTGCGCCTGCCATGACCGTGGCGGCCATGATGCCTTTGCCCGAAGGGCTGGCCGAACTTTTTTTTGCGGGCGCGCTGGGCGGGCATCGCATCCCCATGGTCCGGCGGCCCGGAGGGTTGCCTATTCCGGCCGAGGCGGATTTCTGCATCTGCGGAACCGTCGTGAAGGGCGGCGAGAAGCCCGAGGGGCCCTTTGGCGACCATCTGGGGTATTACAGCCTGGTCCATGATTTCCCGGTTCTGCGTGTGGACAAGGTCTATCACCGCGACGACGCGGTCTGGCCCTTCACGACCGTGGGACGCCCCCCCCAGGAAGATACCCTGTTCGGCCAGTTCGTCCATGAACTGACCGCCGAGTTGGTCCCGTCGGTCTTCGCGGGGGTGCATGAAGTCCATGCCGTGGACGCGGCCGGAGTGCACCCGCTGCTCCTGGCCGTGGGCAGCGAGCGATATGTGCCCTACGCGGCCGAGCGTCAGCCCCAGGAGCTTCTAACCAACGCCATGGCTCTGCTCGGCAACACTCAGACCGCATTGTCCAAATACGTGCTCATTGCGGCTCGCGAGGACCTGCCCGCCGGGACCGGCTGCCACGACGTGCCCGCCTTTTTCCGCCATTTGCTGGAACGGGTGGATCTGACCCGCGATTTGCATTTCATTACCCGGACAACCATCGACACCCTGGATTATTCGGGCATCAGTCTGAACCAGGGCTCCAAGCTCATTCTCGCCGTGGCCGGGGGGCGCAAGCGTGAACTGGGGACCGAACTTCCGTCCGGGCTCGACCTGCCGCGCGGTTTCCGCGATCCGAGAGTCTTCGCGCCGGGCATTCTGATCGTCAAGGGCCCCCGGCATCGCCGCAAGCGGGATCAGCAGGACCCGGCTTTGGAGCGGCTGGGAGAGACGCTGGGCAGGGTCCCGGGCATCGAAGGGTTCCCGCTCATCGTGGTGGCCGATGACGCCCGCTTCACGGCGGACGGATGGGACAATTTCCTGTGGGTGACCTTCACCCGGTCCGATCCGGCCACGGACATTTATGGCGCGGGGGCCTTCACCCACGCCAAGCACTGGGGCGCGGACAAGGCCCTGGTGCTGGACGCAAGACTGAAAACCTACCATGCGCCGCCCCTTGAGGAGGATCCCGAGGTGGAGAAGCGCGTGGACGAATTGGGAGCCAAGGGCGGCCCCCTGCACGGCATCATCTAA
- a CDS encoding bacteriohemerythrin → MPLIQWDETMSVDMDELDEQHRELIDLINETYTAIQRHDEPQMILLLDKMRDYSIVHFEAEEAILRSCGYPGTEAHAAQHRSFEARVADFRRDMFTKTNLSQVFIFLSRWLSSHIMHEDRKFIPWLPETDDEGA, encoded by the coding sequence ATGCCCCTCATTCAATGGGATGAAACCATGTCCGTGGACATGGACGAGCTGGACGAGCAACACAGGGAATTGATCGACCTGATCAATGAGACCTATACGGCCATCCAACGCCACGACGAGCCGCAGATGATTCTGCTCCTGGATAAAATGCGCGATTATTCCATCGTCCACTTCGAAGCCGAGGAGGCGATCCTGCGCAGTTGCGGCTACCCCGGGACCGAGGCCCACGCCGCGCAACACCGTTCCTTCGAGGCCAGGGTGGCCGACTTCCGGCGCGACATGTTCACCAAGACCAACCTCTCCCAGGTTTTCATCTTCCTCAGCCGCTGGCTGAGCAGCCACATCATGCACGAGGACCGCAAATTCATTCCCTGGCTCCCGGAAACGGACGACGAGGGAGCATAA
- a CDS encoding UbiX family flavin prenyltransferase, which produces MESKRIILAVSGASGSLYAASLIKGLVNRDDVELHVIISDAARKVLALETDLQPDALTRGAAGVHAPDDITAPPASGSWKHDGMIICPCSMATMSAVATGFGHTLIHRAADVALKERRKLILVPRETPLSAIHLQNMLTATRAGAIILPASPGFYQRPATIADLTDQVAGKVLDQLDIPHTLFRRWGE; this is translated from the coding sequence ATGGAATCAAAACGCATCATTCTGGCGGTCAGCGGCGCGAGCGGCAGTCTGTACGCCGCATCCCTGATCAAGGGACTCGTCAACCGCGACGACGTGGAACTGCACGTCATCATTTCCGACGCCGCCCGAAAGGTGCTGGCCCTGGAGACCGATCTTCAGCCCGACGCCCTGACCCGAGGCGCGGCCGGGGTCCACGCCCCCGACGACATCACCGCCCCGCCCGCCAGCGGCTCGTGGAAACATGACGGCATGATCATCTGCCCCTGCTCCATGGCCACCATGTCCGCCGTGGCCACGGGCTTCGGCCACACCCTCATCCATCGGGCGGCGGACGTGGCCCTCAAGGAGCGGAGAAAGCTGATCCTGGTGCCGCGTGAAACCCCGCTGTCAGCCATCCACCTGCAAAACATGCTCACGGCCACCCGCGCCGGAGCTATCATTCTACCGGCGAGTCCGGGCTTCTACCAACGCCCGGCGACCATTGCGGACCTGACCGACCAGGTGGCCGGCAAGGTCCTTGATCAACTGGACATCCCCCACACCCTGTTCCGGCGGTGGGGCGAATAG
- a CDS encoding metal-dependent hydrolase: protein MEITWFGHANFRIKAADATLFIDPFFVGNPSAPASYKDVDECNLILVTHDHHDHIGQTLEMAVKHDAEVVAMFDVIQALIKQGLPERLGVGMNIGGTVSRLGLDIQMVQAMHSSAHGMPAGFIITQPGGLCVYDSGDTGLFGDMELIGELHDIDVAILPIGGRFTMDARQAAYACKLLKCRKLIPQHWGTWPILAQNTRDMAEQLALVAPDTDMLELAVGEPVTL, encoded by the coding sequence ATGGAAATTACATGGTTCGGCCACGCGAACTTCAGAATCAAAGCCGCCGACGCCACCCTGTTCATCGACCCATTTTTCGTGGGCAACCCCAGTGCCCCCGCTTCCTACAAGGATGTGGACGAATGCAACCTCATCCTGGTCACCCACGACCACCATGACCACATCGGCCAGACCTTGGAGATGGCCGTCAAGCACGACGCCGAGGTCGTGGCCATGTTCGACGTGATCCAGGCCCTCATCAAGCAAGGGCTGCCGGAGCGCCTGGGCGTGGGCATGAATATCGGCGGCACGGTCAGCCGCCTGGGGCTGGACATCCAAATGGTCCAGGCAATGCACTCCTCGGCCCACGGCATGCCCGCGGGCTTTATCATTACCCAGCCGGGTGGCCTGTGCGTCTATGATTCGGGCGACACGGGCCTGTTCGGGGACATGGAACTGATCGGGGAACTTCACGACATCGACGTGGCCATATTGCCCATCGGCGGCAGGTTCACCATGGACGCGCGACAGGCGGCCTACGCCTGCAAGCTGCTCAAATGCAGGAAGCTCATCCCCCAGCACTGGGGAACGTGGCCCATCCTGGCCCAGAACACCCGGGACATGGCCGAACAGCTCGCCCTGGTGGCCCCGGATACCGACATGCTCGAGCTGGCCGTGGGCGAGCCCGTGACCCTCTAG
- a CDS encoding aldo/keto reductase, whose translation MHEIRIPDINLNDGRTMPAIGLGTYTLNGAAGVEAMADGIRAGYRLLDSAFNFENEGALGEAVRWADIPREELFLVSKLPGRHQRRAEALRTVEESLYRAGLDYWDLYLIHWPNPKRGLFVEAWEGLLEARERGLVRSVGVCNFLPEHVEALVRETGVAPAVNQVELHPYFSQRPQRAFDRRHNVVTQAWSPLGQGVDILKDGTLCEIAEVTGKTVAQVVLRWHIQSGVVPLPRSATADRRAENLNVFNFQLCDADMATIDALTRPDGRLKGQDPAVYEEL comes from the coding sequence ATGCACGAAATCCGTATTCCCGACATCAACCTGAATGACGGCCGGACTATGCCCGCCATCGGGCTCGGTACTTATACGCTTAACGGAGCCGCCGGCGTGGAGGCCATGGCCGACGGCATTCGGGCCGGATACCGTCTTTTGGATTCGGCCTTCAACTTCGAGAATGAGGGGGCCCTTGGCGAGGCCGTCCGGTGGGCGGACATCCCCCGCGAGGAGTTGTTCCTGGTCTCCAAACTGCCGGGCCGACACCAGCGGCGCGCTGAGGCCCTGCGCACGGTGGAAGAGTCCCTGTATCGGGCCGGACTGGACTACTGGGATCTCTATCTGATCCATTGGCCCAACCCGAAGCGCGGATTGTTCGTGGAGGCGTGGGAGGGCCTGCTCGAAGCTCGGGAGCGTGGTCTGGTCCGCTCGGTGGGCGTGTGCAATTTTCTGCCCGAACATGTGGAGGCCCTGGTCCGGGAAACCGGCGTGGCCCCGGCGGTCAATCAGGTGGAGCTGCACCCGTATTTTTCCCAGAGGCCGCAACGGGCCTTTGACCGGCGGCACAACGTCGTCACCCAGGCGTGGAGCCCGTTGGGTCAAGGCGTCGATATCCTGAAAGACGGCACCTTGTGCGAAATAGCCGAGGTCACGGGCAAGACCGTGGCTCAGGTCGTCCTGCGCTGGCACATCCAGTCTGGCGTTGTGCCCCTGCCCAGGTCGGCCACGGCCGACCGCCGGGCGGAGAATTTGAATGTCTTCAATTTCCAGTTGTGCGATGCGGACATGGCAACCATCGACGCGCTCACGCGTCCGGATGGCCGCCTCAAGGGGCAGGACCCGGCGGTCTACGAGGAACTCTAG